The Anomaloglossus baeobatrachus isolate aAnoBae1 chromosome 5, aAnoBae1.hap1, whole genome shotgun sequence genome includes the window cttaacgcgagggtcacgagacaggcagcttaccataaagtcagccatgtgtgccagactcttaacagccatcacttcagtatcctgaccaacatgatgactgaacatgctgtcctcctcctcctcctcctcctcatctaccctgtcctctggccagccacgctgaaccgaggatatgactgcatgtcatatcctcaatttggccagagagttgctccatgtcttcatcctcctcctcgtcatagtcctccactgcacgttgtgatgagacgaggctgggctgtgtgttatcacccacacccactactgtttcttgctcaaactcatcgcgctccgcctgaaatgcatcatggttgttttttgagcagagaccattttagaagacagagaagcggtatggtgacgctaataatgtcgtcatcgccgctcaccatcttggtggagtcctcaaagttttggcggatggtacataggtcggacatccatctccactcctcaggtgttatgtgtggagtttgacccatttccctacggcttaggtaatgcaggtactcaacaactgccctcttctgctcacatatcctgaccaacatgtgcagagttgaattccaacgcgtggggacatcacacaccagtctgtgagccggaagatgcaaaaggcgctgaaagccggcaaggccggctgaagcagtaggtgactttcgaaaatgtacagacaggcggcgaacttttaccagcagatcagacagctctgggtatgactttagaaaccgctgaaccacgaggttgagcacatgggccacgcatggaacatgtgtcagctggcctcgcctcaaagccgccaccaggttccggccattgtcacacacaacctttcctggctttaggttcagaggtgtgagccagtgatctgcctgctgtttcagagctgtacacacctcttctgcattgtggggtttgtcacctatgcagattagcttcagcacagcctgttgccgcttcgccgaggcagtgctgcagtgcttctgtgtcgccctggacaagccaggggccacagagcacaacacttacacaccccacactccctgcaggcatatcatagtcaaaacacaaaatccttgttgccttccccaggggctgttgtccacaccagggggtggagccaggcggttggtctccactcaccaaggaggagggaaaacacaggcagtgagagttaagctaaggaagtggaaggaggaaagtagtagagaggagaaaagtgacagcaaagagcctgaagttggtccgggtgtgtggcccggacaggacagcaaggttggcaggatgtggtgaccgtctgcagtggaggccgattggagtctgccgtaaggaccgtggacgggtggtgacccggccgtaccggaccggtatacaaagagaagacagcaccattggcaggggcctttcggatcccggcaaggcttggtgtcgccgtgaatttgccaaatccgttagtgaaggggacctcagggtttccaaacagccaagtcacgatagaaggcaaccgtccaaccgtgaaggggagacaccgccaccgccaagggcaaccgtctcccagggccagcgcctgtgggcaaaagggtctcctccggcccatatccaggtcggggagcgggttaccggtgggaaacaatcactaccaacactgaacttaggtgcagggagagacagtcatcactaacctgcagggaggaacaaccgcagccgtccgagggacccgtccatccagccacttgttttaccgtgaactgtgtcatcatcattgggctgagtgagtacctccgtgccgtgcggcacagcgctgcccctgcgaccctgcacctcatcaggccccgctacccgcctgtcatccatctctaccccatcaccgggccccgggacaaccaacccccctacccacggaggggagaaataacaacaaagctgctcccgggatacccgtccagagcagcggtggtgtccacacaatcaccacaaccgtgggtggcgtcacgtacaatatccccaaaacccaaaccaccccttttcactcacgggcgaggagcgccgctcgagcctccgggatccggccatcgctcgagcagcagcagccatagagcagcggcagccggacccgagcagtgggagagcgcagcgtcccctcctccgcccgcgacaattccagcttgggactggtgtggagggtaaagtggatgaggatgcgcaggaggaggaggaggctgaggagcatgacattccggagctgtagagtgtgggtgaaacactgactgaggtagggcctgcaaaccttggtgtgggaaggacgtgttacgtccctcgctcagactgggtcccagcttccacaatattaataatataaaattaataatattactggatcagccaccacgtcgtcttcgtcttccgcaccctgctcctcctgacttcctgacaattgtgtctcatcatcgtccaccccttgttgagacacgttgccaacttcgtgagaaaatggctgctgaaatatttgggcatctgtacatacgatctcctcatgacccacttcaacaggagctggcgagaggccagaatgtgtgaatggaaacgtgaacgaacagctcttccgagtgtccaagtgtgggatcagtaatgtccgtggacgtgtactcggcctggtggtaggaaggaggatcaggttccaaaatgtgcggtgcagtatcacggctactgacacttgaccgtgtggaagacagagtgtttgtggtggtgccaatctgactggaagcattatccgctatccaactaacaacctgttgacactggtcttggttcaagagcggtgtactgctgcggtccccaagaatttgggacaggacgtgcgagcgagtagatgtggccctttgttgtggcgaaattagagcttgcacacgacctcggtctctgcctgcaccaccatcacgtccacttcttgttcgttgacaacgcccttgcgcattttgcaatgctgtgctgatgtgtattcactagacttgtgcgttatatccaggtttttgcaaaatgcacacaagtgcagcggaaagctgccaccaacaggcacacacgtgcggtttttaaatgcaagcacggaggcactaagaacctaacaggtctctatccagggacaacgtggagcctcccaatttttggctgccctgccaaagggctatactacaatagacccacttccttccaatgggcacttcaggtttacaggccctcatgcacgtctctatccagggacaacgtggagcctcccaatttttggctgccctgccaaagggctatactacaatagacccacttccttccaatgggcacttcaggtttacaggccctcatgcacgtctctatccagggacaacgtggagcctcccaatttttggctgccctgccaaagggctatactacaatagacccacttccttccaatgggcacttcaggtttacaggccctcatgcacgtctctatccagggacaacgtggagcctcccaatttttggctgccctgccaaagggctatactacaatagacccacttccttccaatgggcacttcaggtttacaggccctcatgcacgtctctatccagggacaacgtggagcctcccaatttttggctgccctgcctaagggctatactacaatagacccacttccttacaatgggcacttcaggtttacaggccctcatgcacgtctctatccagggacaacgtggagcctcccaatttttggctgccctgccaaagggctatactacaatagacccacttccttccaatgggcacttcaggtttacaggccctcatgcacgtctctatccagggacaacgtggagcctcccaatttttggctgccctgccaaagggctatactacaatagacccacttccttacaatgggcacttcaggtttacaggccctcatgcacgtctctatccagggacaacgtggagcctcccaatttttggctgccctgccaaagggctatactacaatagacccacttccttacaatgggcacttcaggtttccaggccctcatgcacgcctctatccagggacaacgtggagcctcccaatttttgcctgccctgccaaagggctatactacaatagacccacttccttacaatgggcacttcaggtttataggccctcatgcacgtctctatgcaggggcattggtgaacctcacaattttggactgccctggcaaaggaaaatactacaaagactcacttcctcaaaatgggcacattagactcaagaggccttcatgtacgtctcttctcagggacatcggagtgccacacaatgttttcacgtaaaatctttcatgtattaatctcaaaaagtaacatacattagctctatctcactattgggtatgtgcccttaacatttccgccatgaaaaatcattttggggtcatttttgaaggttttctggtgagtccgtaaaaatggcgtaaaacgcggacaaaattgttcacagctgtgacttttgagtgataaatgcttcaaggggtcttccccatgctgttgccatgtcatttgagcactcttctgagacttttgtgacatttttagggtttctccatgctgccggggggtcatttcacaaaaatactcgggtctcccataggataacattgggctcgttgctcggcccgagtacacgagtatcttgggatgctcggcccgagcttcgagcacccgagctttttagtactcgctcatcactaatctttggTATCTATtatctcatactgacctggggtatCATATTCCCAGGTCaggtttaccatatattgaacactgtaaataaacccgaaaaacaatcgtggaattgcactttgtttgcaatttcactgcacattTATTTTctggttttccagtacaatatggatcagaatgaatggtgtcattcaaatgtaCAATCGTCCcgccaaaaaacaatccctcatatggctatattgatggaaaaatagaaaacgttatggctctttgaagaagggggaagaaaaaaacagaaaatcgtctggggtgaaggggttaaagctcaaAGATAAATTATATAACAGTCATATGAAGCCACTGCTTTTGGCTGGATCGgaactaagggctcatgcgcacgttgtgtacttacatgcatttacgctgcgtatagcactgcagcgtaaatgcatgcgtcctgcatcccctgcacaatctatgtagattctgcatgatacgtgcacactttggttttttgaacgcagtgatttgggtgctaaaattttgacccaaatcggtgcgttcagaaaagcagcatgtcaattattccgtgcgctttggatgcagctcccactctatggtgggggcagcagccatagcgcatggaatctgctttttttctccaaaaaaactgcatccattatgcagcacatgtgctgtcaaatcgctgcagaatattcagcaggtacgtgcgcatgagccctaacatatATGGGGGTGTATCTACTATCCCCCTACAGATAATCATCTGACTCTTGGAATTTCAATGGTAATTATGGTACTTTTTTGCGGTCCAAAGACAAGAGACCCCACAGGCAGCCTCTCTTAGACAAAGGAGAATTGTTTGGCTCAGCCAAGTACACTGGTGTACAGGGTGTCTGCAATTTTGCAATGATATGGTCACCACTCTCCCCTCCCCCAtgcccttgcccctccccccaaaaaaatgaagTCTGCTCATGACAACCAATCACCGTTCACCTTCAGATTATCTCCCACCCCCCCATCTTGTCAACACATGTGGAGACAACTTGTAAGCATGCTAAATGAGCCTTCAAAATCAAGTCTAATCCAACAGACAACCAGGTTTAaaccctgctttacaccttacgatccagcatacgatatcgtatgcgatcgtaaccgcccccatcgtatgtgcggcacgttcaatttgttgaatgtgacgCACATACGCGTAacaccccatcacacgtacttacccgtccatacaacctcgatgtgggcggcgaacatccacttcctggagtgggagggacgttcggcgtcacagcgacgtcacgcggcagccggccaatagaagcagaggggcggagctgtgcgggatgtaaacatcccgcccccctccttccttccgcattacctgccgggagccgcaggacgcaggtaagatctgttcatcgttcccggggtgtcacacactgcgatgtgtgctaccccaggtacgatgaacaatctgacgttcaatttttaggaattgaacgacgtgcatgcgatgaccgttttaacgttcaatcgcacgtagctgttacacactgcaatgtaccttacgatgctggatgtgcgtcacttacgacgtgaccccgccgacacatcgtaagatacattgcagcgtgtaaagcgggcttaacatgtGACCAAAAACAATCATGTCCACATTCACATAGCTAAGGCATTTTGAACACTTTTTACTCATTGCATCCCCTATTCTTGAAGGCACTGGTGGGTTTTGTAACTCAATGATTGAGTAAATAATCTATCTTCGTGTTTGTGGTACACCTAAAGTGAAATTCTTCTTTCTTCCCCAGATTGTCTTAAATATACTACAGCTGAAAAACCTCGAAGAACCAAAGTGAAGGAGTTTTTATGCCTAATATGCAGAAAGACTTTTAAACAAAATTCCAAACTTTTAAGACACCAAATTATCCACACTGGGAGAAAACCATACACATGCCCTGAATGCCCGAAAGCCTTCATTTGTAATGCAGATTTAACTCGACATCAGATGGTTCATACAGGAGAAAAGCCATTCACTTGTTCTGAGTGTGGTAAAAGTTTCGGTCATGAATGGAACCTTAAAAAACACAAGGACTCTCATATTAAAGAGAAACCCTTTAAATGTTCTTGGTGTACCAAATGTTTTGCTTCGAACTTCGCTCTTCGTAGCCATCAGAAAATTCACAGTAAAGACTGTTTATTCTCATGCAGTGAATGTGGAAAATCTTTCATGGATAAATCACATCTCCTTGATCACCACAAAGTTCACACCGGAGAGAGGCCTTACCTGTGCATTGAATGTGGAAAGTCTTTTGCTCTTAAGCATCACCTTGGCAGACATCTTAAAATCCACACAGGTGAAAGGCCATATTCTTGCCAGGAATGTGAGAAAACATACATTAGTAAGTCAGGCCTTGCTGCACATGAAAGAATCCACATGATTAAGAAATTGCCTCAGTGTTCTGAATGTGAAAAGACTTTTAAGAACCACGCAAATCTTGTTGAACATCAGACAATTCACACTGGGGAAAAAATGACATTCTGTCATAAATGTGGGAAAGCTTTTAGGACCAAATCTGAGCTTTCTGCGCACAAAAGAATACAGATGAAACGGTACTCTTTAACCTACGGGAAGTTGGTTGGAAGCCAAGTTGAACTTGAGCATCATCAAAACCCCCTCACAATGGATAACTCTCATTCTTGCTTAGAGTGTAACCAGACTTTTTTCACAGAGAGAAAGCTTGAGAATCCTCAAAATGTGTACACAGGAGATTGGCCTTATTCTTGCTCAGAGTGTAGCAAGACTTTTTGTACAAAGACTGAACTGACAAAGCATCATAAAGTTCACATGGGGGAGAAGCCATATAGCTGCTCAGAGTGTGACAAGTGTTTTGTTACATATGGCAATCTGAAAAGCCATTATAGtgttcacacaggagagaggccttATAGCTGCTCAGTTTGTGACAAGTGCTTTATTACAAAGCGCGAACTCGCAAGCCATCATagagttcacacaggagagaaaccttaTAGCTGCTCAGAGTGTGAGAAGTGCTTTGCTACAAAGGGCAACCTTACAAGACATCATAGAGTTCACACTGGGGAGAAAGCTTATAGCTGCTCACAGTGTGATAAGTGCTTTGCAACAAGTCGTAGTCTGAAGAACCATTATAGAGTTCATACACTGGAGAGGCCATATACCTGCAAAGAGTGACAATTGCTTTAAGTAGGGCAACCTCAAAGTATTAGACTTCACTGAGAAAAAAAGCCATATTGTTCAGCAGAGTGTGAAAGATGTTTTGCCTACAAAAGAAAACCAAATTATAACCATCATACAAAAGCATCATAATGGCGGAATTATTTTAGTGAAATTCCAAAAACCTCAAAATGTTTGACACAAAAGGCCTATAAATTTCTGTTCACAATGTAAGTGTCCTAATTCTAATCACAAATGGTATAAATTTAATTTGTATAAATTTAGCAAGATGGAATGATAAAAGAAAAGAGTTTAATATATTGAGCCACTATCAGCTGTTGTCCAATAAAGATTTGTTTTTATTACTCATGGTTTTCAATTCTTGCAGCACATTTGCAGAGTGAATGGTAGACTGCATAAAAAAACAAAATGCTGGCAGCTCAAACACAGATTTTCTGTACAGAATAAGCACTAAAATAAAGTACAATACAATATATGTGAATGGAGTTTTTCAAATCACATGTAATGGATCTTTCTATCACATTTAACATGATGATTGCCACCATATCTGACTATGCACACCTTCCATCAGCCTGAGTGCTTGCTCACACAACCATAAATCGAACGGGTGCAAACCGATAAAGAGGTATTGTACTTGGaccgttattcaatgaggcagtgcagaatAGTGTGTTTTTCTGTCATGTAATGTCATGTAATCGGTGCGTGGTATAAAAAAATTGCAGTATGCTCTGTGATTTGACATTAAAACAACAAATGTGACAAACATATGGAGGGACACCTATGCCTGAAGAAGTTAATGGCGTATAATATGGCACAAAAACATTCTATTGGTAAATATCACAATTCTCCTTTTCTAAAGAAGCCACACGTGAGATTTTCTATTTTccctggtgaaacgcgcgtcggtaGGTGTTGGGAGAACCTCCCTTCTCCGGGACACTGATATCTGTTACTATTCCTACGCACTAGGCACTATAGATTGGTATGTATGGAAAACTTTATTGAGATATGCTCCCTTTGACCTGACTCTCTTTGCACCAGGCACTTTACAATAGAACATACATGGGGGAATTATTTTGGGATATTGACGACCTTACATATAACTATTTTTCCTAGGTAGGATTTCACTTTTTGAGAAAAATGCATTTTTTGCTCATTATCGTCATGTCTGATGTATAATCATGAATTCATGATCTTTATGATAtttactaatagaatggtttttgtgCCATATTATACGCCATTCACTTCTTCAGACATAGGTGTCCCTCCATATCTCTTATGTCACATTTGTTGTTAAAACCCATAACTCCTATTCTCCTGTTTGTATATTTCAATATATGGAGTTTGTGTATGTAGTGGGGTGACCACAATCTGACACCCACCCGCAAATGTGGTATATATGGTTATAAGGAGATTTGCTTACTTTAGCCCAATAttttagtaggtgtaataatatttgcaaatacctacaattagaaatgtagtttagttcttctgattcactttgTTGCTTACCTCATTTTCAGGGCATTACCGGACCTTTTGGTATCCATggctatgaccacgagcaactaactatctgtgactatatgagtggtcgtaatcATGGCTACCTaagttcctgcaatgccctgaacatgacgtAAGCAacgtagtgaatcagaagaactatattacatttctaattagaggtatttgctaatattattatacctactacatattgggataggatcttggagatggaaataatcCTTTACACTACGGATCCCTCTCAATCAAAAGCTTTCATAATACGATGTTCACATTGAGAGACTGTTCCCCTTGACTGGGGTCAGGCTGCGATATGTTCTCTCGTGTGAGAGAATTGGCctgattatgctaatgacactcggctcaaattcTGATCAGAGTCTGAGCTGAGAGTCAGAATAGTATGATTCAATTCTCTTGCATGTAAAAATCGCAGCACTGGTGTGGAGAAGACAGAAAACTTCATCTGCTCCCTTGTCTGTCAgcatatattggactgcactcggatgacatctcagTGCAGTCTAATTTTCCACATacgcttgtatgggtgcgtgtcatCAGATTATCGAATCATCATGAGAAAAAAATAGCTGATCGGCACTACCCCATGGTATAACATTAGGCATAGTGCTATCTCATAAAACATCTGATAGCAGTGAGCCGTGTTATACGCTCGTGAGAGCAAGACATTACACTCCTCTTTTCACATACTTCTTACTGTGGTcccaccttcctcacagattgctcTCCATGGCCATTTCTCCTCAGAAACGAAGTCTCCTGTCCCAGATAAAATGTTTCTCATCGCCCCACATCCTCAGCTGCTTTTAGTGGCCACATCGCCATGAGACTGCTACCTGTGTTCCTCTCCTCTATCTAAAAATACTCCCAGCTCACTTTCTTAGGt containing:
- the LOC142309951 gene encoding uncharacterized protein LOC142309951 isoform X2, with translation MTVHTSEKILNLILEITHLLAGEDYTIVKRDYGESVTSSNRPPVLVEWKGIQESVIKKYPPNLSLKEANIHEKILDFTNKMIELLTGEVPIRCEAITVHFSMEEWEYIKGHKDLYKNITLVDGVKTTHGLNVDKNRTLQTNLILNLILDILAQITGEQYIILENEGKTLRSSIHYKVSEKGGKKVRSIPEPQLNSLITDKNNGQKILDLTIKMIELLTGEVPIRCQDVTVHFSMEEWEYIEEHKDLYKDVIMKNLPPVTSLEKNCLKYTTAEKPRRTKVKEFLCLICRKTFKQNSKLLRHQIIHTGRKPYTCPECPKAFICNADLTRHQMVHTGEKPFTCSECGKSFGHEWNLKKHKDSHIKEKPFKCSWCTKCFASNFALRSHQKIHSKDCLFSCSECGKSFMDKSHLLDHHKVHTGERPYLCIECGKSFALKHHLGRHLKIHTGERPYSCQECEKTYISKSGLAAHERIHMIKKLPQCSECEKTFKNHANLVEHQTIHTGEKMTFCHKCGKAFRTKSELSAHKRIQMKRYSLTYGKLVGSQVELEHHQNPLTMDNSHSCLECNQTFFTERKLENPQNVYTGDWPYSCSECSKTFCTKTELTKHHKVHMGEKPYSCSECDKCFVTYGNLKSHYSVHTGERPYSCSVCDKCFITKRELASHHRVHTGEKPYSCSECEKCFATKGNLTRHHRVHTGEKAYSCSQCDKCFATSRSLKNHYRVHTLERPYTCKE
- the LOC142309951 gene encoding uncharacterized protein LOC142309951 isoform X1; protein product: MTVHTSEKILNLILEITHLLAGEDYTIVKRDYGESVTSSNRPPVLVEWKGIQESVIKKYPPNLSLKEANIHEKILDFTNKMIELLTGEVPIRCEAITVHFSMEEWEYIKGHKDLYKNITLVDGVKTTHGLNVDKNRTLQTNLILNLILDILAQITGEMADFTIASLNAKGLSVPEKRSQILYHLHKRKQYIILENEGKTLRSSIHYKVSEKGGKKVRSIPEPQLNSLITDKNNGQKILDLTIKMIELLTGEVPIRCQDVTVHFSMEEWEYIEEHKDLYKDVIMKNLPPVTSLEKNCLKYTTAEKPRRTKVKEFLCLICRKTFKQNSKLLRHQIIHTGRKPYTCPECPKAFICNADLTRHQMVHTGEKPFTCSECGKSFGHEWNLKKHKDSHIKEKPFKCSWCTKCFASNFALRSHQKIHSKDCLFSCSECGKSFMDKSHLLDHHKVHTGERPYLCIECGKSFALKHHLGRHLKIHTGERPYSCQECEKTYISKSGLAAHERIHMIKKLPQCSECEKTFKNHANLVEHQTIHTGEKMTFCHKCGKAFRTKSELSAHKRIQMKRYSLTYGKLVGSQVELEHHQNPLTMDNSHSCLECNQTFFTERKLENPQNVYTGDWPYSCSECSKTFCTKTELTKHHKVHMGEKPYSCSECDKCFVTYGNLKSHYSVHTGERPYSCSVCDKCFITKRELASHHRVHTGEKPYSCSECEKCFATKGNLTRHHRVHTGEKAYSCSQCDKCFATSRSLKNHYRVHTLERPYTCKE